The following are encoded in a window of Prochlorococcus marinus str. MIT 1013 genomic DNA:
- the hisA gene encoding 1-(5-phosphoribosyl)-5-[(5-phosphoribosylamino)methylideneamino]imidazole-4-carboxamide isomerase: protein MDIIPAIDLLNGKCVRLNQGNYNEVTKFNSDPVKQAQTWESQGAKRLHLVDLDGAKTGEPINDLTIKEIKKSITIPVQLGGGIRSIDRAKELFDIGIDRIILGTIAVEKPELVKDLSKEYPQRVAVGIDAKEGMVATRGWLKESKISSLDLAKQLNDLELAAIISTDIATDGTLKGPNVEALREMAEISINPVIASGGIGSIADLISLAAFENEGIEGIIVGRALYDGSIDLKEAILTLKNLLIQDSFNDKDTYLA from the coding sequence ATGGACATCATACCTGCAATAGATCTACTGAATGGTAAATGTGTTCGATTAAATCAAGGAAATTACAATGAAGTTACTAAGTTCAATAGTGATCCTGTAAAACAAGCTCAAACGTGGGAAAGCCAGGGAGCAAAACGACTACATCTTGTAGATCTTGATGGTGCTAAGACTGGTGAACCAATAAATGATCTAACAATAAAAGAAATAAAAAAATCAATTACAATACCCGTACAACTTGGTGGTGGAATTAGGAGCATTGATCGTGCAAAAGAATTATTCGATATTGGAATAGACAGAATTATTTTAGGGACAATTGCGGTAGAGAAACCGGAGTTAGTAAAAGATCTATCTAAAGAATATCCACAAAGAGTTGCAGTAGGAATTGATGCCAAAGAGGGAATGGTAGCTACTCGAGGTTGGTTAAAAGAAAGCAAAATATCTTCTCTAGACTTAGCAAAACAACTAAACGATCTTGAATTAGCCGCAATCATATCAACTGACATTGCAACTGATGGCACTCTAAAAGGACCTAATGTTGAAGCCTTGAGAGAAATGGCTGAAATAAGTATTAATCCAGTAATTGCCTCAGGAGGGATAGGCTCAATAGCAGATTTAATTTCCCTAGCAGCTTTCGAGAATGAAGGTATTGAAGGAATAATCGTAGGCAGAGCACTATATGACGGCTCAATAGATTTAAAAGAAGCGATATTAACTCTAAAAAATCTTCTTATTCAAGATTCATTTAATGATAAAGATACTTATCTTGCCTAA
- a CDS encoding NAD-dependent epimerase/dehydratase family protein — protein MKVLFYGGTRFVGKALVSRLLSKGHEIFVFTRGKLPVPKNITHLKGDRLNDEDLKKLSEHTFDLIVDSSGRKLEDTQRLLEFSGLPDFRFIYISSAGVYENTGLFPVSEESLIDLESRHIGKAKTESWLKDEGIPFTSFRPTYIYGPGNYNPIEKWFFDRITNGRSIPVPYDGQIITQLGHVSDLAEAISKSLETDKSINQIYNCSGTKAVTFKGLIETAILATGNRVNDFSLRSFDPSRLDPKARKLFPLRLTNFFTDTSKIEKDLSWEPKFDLFNGLIDSYNNDYLLANYEQFDFSSDELLFD, from the coding sequence TTGAAAGTTCTTTTTTACGGTGGAACAAGGTTTGTAGGAAAAGCTCTTGTCTCGAGATTGCTATCAAAAGGACATGAGATATTTGTATTTACACGTGGAAAATTACCAGTACCAAAAAATATAACTCACCTAAAGGGAGACAGGTTAAATGATGAAGACCTAAAAAAGTTATCTGAGCACACATTTGATCTTATTGTTGATAGCTCTGGACGTAAGTTGGAAGATACGCAAAGACTTCTTGAATTCTCAGGTCTTCCTGATTTTAGATTTATCTATATAAGTTCCGCAGGCGTATATGAAAATACTGGATTATTTCCTGTTAGTGAAGAGAGTCTAATAGATCTTGAAAGCCGTCATATAGGTAAAGCAAAAACAGAGTCTTGGCTGAAAGATGAAGGTATTCCTTTTACGAGTTTTCGTCCGACTTATATTTATGGCCCAGGTAACTACAACCCTATTGAAAAATGGTTTTTTGATCGTATAACTAATGGCCGATCTATTCCTGTTCCTTATGACGGTCAAATCATCACGCAATTAGGACATGTTTCGGATTTGGCCGAGGCTATTTCAAAATCTCTTGAAACAGATAAATCGATTAATCAAATTTATAATTGTTCAGGAACTAAGGCAGTAACTTTTAAAGGCTTAATTGAAACAGCAATTTTAGCTACTGGAAATAGAGTCAATGATTTCAGTTTACGTTCTTTTGATCCTTCAAGACTTGATCCTAAGGCAAGAAAACTTTTCCCTCTAAGATTAACTAATTTCTTTACGGACACTTCAAAAATAGAAAAAGATTTATCTTGGGAGCCTAAATTCGATTTGTTTAATGGTTTAATTGATAGCTATAATAATGATTATCTATTAGCTAATTATGAACAATTTGATTTTAGTTCTGATGAGCTTCTTTTTGATTGA
- the pgsA gene encoding CDP-diacylglycerol--glycerol-3-phosphate 3-phosphatidyltransferase, with translation MNKKINNPNKFFTWPRIINGLTFSRILLGLPIIILLMNGNNDIFIFLFLIAGITDFLDGFFARKYNHKSVFGAKLDPLADKILIIGPMIWLVHENLVPLWTVWLIISRELLITSWRSDKNSGGPASIQGKYKTTFQFASIILLLWPNNWGTNDTIYIINKIGYISFWIALFLTLSSAIKYIFNQKEAHQN, from the coding sequence GTGAACAAAAAAATTAACAATCCTAATAAATTTTTTACTTGGCCGAGAATTATAAATGGCCTGACATTTTCAAGAATATTACTTGGGTTACCAATAATTATTTTACTAATGAATGGTAACAATGATATTTTTATTTTTCTATTCCTTATAGCAGGTATTACTGATTTTCTTGACGGTTTTTTTGCACGTAAATACAATCATAAATCTGTTTTTGGTGCGAAGTTAGATCCTTTGGCAGATAAGATACTTATAATTGGTCCAATGATTTGGTTGGTGCATGAGAATCTTGTACCCTTATGGACTGTCTGGTTAATAATATCGAGAGAACTCTTAATAACTAGTTGGCGTTCTGATAAAAACTCAGGTGGTCCAGCCTCAATTCAAGGTAAATATAAAACTACATTCCAATTTGCTAGTATAATTCTATTATTATGGCCCAACAATTGGGGTACTAATGATACCATTTATATTATTAATAAAATAGGCTATATATCATTCTGGATAGCATTATTTCTTACTTTAAGTTCAGCAATAAAATATATATTCAATCAAAAAGAAGCTCATCAGAACTAA
- a CDS encoding PCC domain-containing protein, whose amino-acid sequence MEHHFYNFSTGVDVYKSLNELHKDHNSTSFLISAVGDLSKVSFKCPLNDKPVIFEKKLEIITLSGYIRSTESHLHISASDENCSVFGGHLLAGSIVLKSLDVLIGVIPNLNKTSIGSSRNIPATVDIYILPDCPWSKRALKLLDSFHLKYNSHIFTNDEEFNKISNITSISTFPQIFINNQFIGGYSELSNMSSKGALKGLIY is encoded by the coding sequence ATGGAACATCATTTTTATAATTTTTCTACAGGAGTAGATGTCTATAAATCATTAAATGAGTTGCATAAAGATCATAACTCTACATCGTTTTTAATAAGCGCTGTTGGCGACCTTTCAAAAGTTTCATTTAAGTGCCCTTTAAATGATAAACCGGTAATTTTTGAAAAGAAATTGGAGATAATAACTTTAAGTGGTTATATAAGATCAACCGAGTCTCATCTTCACATAAGTGCATCTGATGAGAATTGCAGTGTATTCGGGGGACATCTTCTTGCGGGATCAATTGTCCTCAAATCATTAGATGTCTTGATTGGAGTTATTCCTAATCTTAATAAGACATCAATTGGTAGCTCAAGAAATATTCCTGCAACCGTTGATATTTATATTCTGCCTGATTGTCCTTGGTCAAAAAGAGCTCTTAAACTTCTTGATTCTTTTCATTTAAAATATAATTCTCATATATTTACTAATGATGAAGAATTTAATAAAATTAGTAATATAACTTCTATTTCTACTTTTCCACAAATATTTATAAATAATCAATTTATTGGTGGTTATTCTGAGCTTTCTAATATGTCGTCTAAAGGTGCTTTGAAGGGACTTATTTATTAA
- a CDS encoding GNAT family N-acetyltransferase produces MDDPLSIKPLCDADIEFVTEISRKEGFAPGVGDLGIYKNTDKQGLWVGWLNDNPIGCIAGVRYNQYYGFLGLFIVIEKYRGRGFGLQLWKKALSHLSDLPCVGLEAAPERITDYSKWGFTSSSKTTRWQWLGDGKLLEEYSKNDDLEDFSFVEGSSIPQDAVERFDEERETTPRPHFLSDWLNHPAGKVIAVIDKENRCHGFGRIRPCLLKNGDGWRIGPLMADTQKLLMILLKKLIESHPGLIIIDAPGLNKSAGEVFKKLGFKSESETFRMYRGSQPPVSMNDVYGLACLELG; encoded by the coding sequence ATGGATGATCCTTTATCTATTAAACCCCTATGTGATGCCGATATTGAATTTGTTACTGAAATTTCTAGAAAAGAAGGATTTGCCCCAGGAGTTGGTGATTTAGGAATATATAAAAATACAGACAAACAGGGACTTTGGGTTGGTTGGTTGAATGACAATCCTATTGGATGTATCGCTGGTGTTCGATATAATCAATATTACGGATTTCTTGGATTGTTTATAGTAATTGAAAAGTATAGGGGTAGAGGTTTTGGCCTGCAGCTTTGGAAAAAGGCATTAAGTCATTTAAGCGATTTACCATGTGTTGGTTTAGAGGCAGCTCCAGAGAGAATCACTGATTACTCAAAATGGGGCTTTACTAGTTCCTCAAAAACAACTAGATGGCAATGGTTGGGCGATGGGAAATTACTTGAGGAATACTCTAAGAATGATGATTTAGAAGATTTCAGCTTCGTTGAAGGCTCCTCAATACCTCAAGATGCCGTAGAGAGATTTGACGAAGAGAGAGAAACAACGCCAAGACCTCATTTTTTATCGGATTGGCTGAATCATCCAGCTGGAAAAGTAATTGCAGTTATTGATAAAGAAAACCGATGTCATGGCTTTGGGCGAATAAGACCATGCCTTTTAAAAAACGGAGATGGATGGAGAATTGGTCCTTTAATGGCTGATACTCAAAAGCTTTTGATGATTTTATTGAAAAAATTAATTGAGAGCCATCCTGGATTGATAATCATCGATGCTCCTGGCCTTAATAAGTCAGCTGGAGAAGTTTTTAAAAAACTGGGTTTTAAATCAGAATCTGAAACTTTTAGGATGTATAGAGGTTCTCAACCTCCGGTTTCTATGAATGATGTGTATGGTTTGGCTTGCTTGGAATTGGGTTAA
- a CDS encoding SDR family oxidoreductase, with translation MKLAITGASGKTGFRVAEEAISAGYEVRLIVRSQSEIPEAIKGCERYVLSDTNGTTLDYALQGCESLVIATGARPSIDLTGPAKVDYFNIQKQIESCKRQKLKRVILVSSLCAGKLIHPLNLFGLILIWKRLGERSLQKSGLNWTVIRPGGLNENETNLKNQNILFSGEKTQEEGSIPRRLVAKACIEALKTKDSIKKIIEITSNKENPKTTMSKAIKAFSI, from the coding sequence ATGAAATTAGCCATAACAGGAGCTTCGGGGAAAACAGGTTTCCGAGTAGCAGAGGAAGCAATTTCAGCTGGATATGAGGTGAGATTGATAGTTAGATCACAGTCTGAGATTCCTGAAGCGATAAAAGGTTGTGAAAGGTACGTTTTGTCAGACACTAATGGGACCACTCTTGATTATGCATTACAAGGTTGTGAAAGCCTAGTTATAGCAACAGGTGCAAGGCCATCTATAGATTTAACAGGTCCAGCAAAAGTAGATTATTTTAATATCCAAAAACAAATTGAAAGTTGTAAAAGACAAAAGTTAAAAAGGGTTATTCTTGTTAGTTCACTTTGTGCAGGGAAATTGATACACCCTCTAAATTTATTTGGTCTCATACTTATATGGAAAAGATTAGGCGAAAGATCTCTACAAAAAAGTGGGCTAAATTGGACTGTCATACGTCCTGGAGGTTTGAATGAGAATGAAACTAATTTAAAAAATCAGAACATTTTGTTTTCTGGTGAAAAAACTCAAGAGGAAGGTTCGATCCCCAGAAGACTGGTTGCAAAAGCCTGTATAGAAGCCTTAAAAACAAAAGATTCGATCAAAAAAATTATCGAGATTACTAGTAACAAAGAGAATCCCAAGACAACTATGAGTAAGGCAATAAAGGCGTTTAGTATTTGA
- the nth gene encoding endonuclease III: protein MKKDERVKIIIKRLEEIYPDTPIPLDHQNSFTLLVAVVLSAQSTDKKVNELTKELFMVAPSAKKMYILGEQKIYNYIKQLGLAKTKAKNTYNLSRIIYEKFNNIVPNSFEELESLPGVGHKTASVVMSQVFGVPSFPVDTHIHRLSQRWGLSSGKNVIQTEKDLKKLFPKDRWNKLHLQIIFYGREYCSARGCNGTICNLCMELYPNRKKPIICRKA, encoded by the coding sequence ATGAAAAAAGATGAAAGAGTAAAAATAATAATTAAGAGACTTGAAGAAATATATCCTGATACACCGATACCCTTAGATCATCAAAATAGTTTCACGCTACTCGTAGCAGTTGTATTAAGTGCACAATCAACAGATAAGAAAGTCAATGAATTAACTAAAGAACTTTTCATGGTTGCCCCCTCAGCTAAGAAAATGTATATATTAGGTGAGCAGAAAATATACAATTATATAAAACAACTTGGGCTTGCAAAAACTAAAGCAAAAAATACTTACAACTTATCTAGGATTATTTATGAAAAATTCAACAATATAGTTCCAAATTCATTTGAGGAGCTTGAGTCACTGCCTGGCGTTGGTCACAAGACAGCAAGTGTTGTTATGTCTCAAGTATTTGGTGTCCCATCATTTCCTGTCGATACACACATACATAGATTGTCTCAGAGATGGGGATTATCATCAGGTAAAAATGTTATACAAACTGAAAAGGATCTAAAAAAACTTTTTCCAAAAGATCGATGGAATAAGTTACATCTACAAATTATCTTTTACGGAAGAGAATATTGCTCAGCAAGAGGATGTAATGGTACTATCTGTAACCTGTGCATGGAACTTTACCCTAATAGAAAGAAACCAATTATTTGTAGAAAGGCTTAA
- a CDS encoding ABC transporter ATP-binding protein: MNTELEIQNLWHEFKPNKNNNWVLKDINLSLRPGELVGLLGPSGCGKTTLLRLIAGFEKPKRGLIKKEGQLISDNQYLLSPERRQIGMVFQDYALFPHLNVWDNVCFGINKKDQSIKRANWLLNLLDIYEFKNRFPHELSGGQSQRVALARALAPGTSLVLLDEPFCALDVEVRSRLRSELSSVLKSCSASALLVTHDPHEALAICDRVAVLRRGEIQQYATPFEMVSNPSNDFVGQFVLQKNILPIRYIKDSYCTCIGKLNFPTDTKISSESVCMFDKNAIRIQACADDDFIVISKEYRINHYVYTVINKDLKLRSEMSLDTHLSIGDKCKVQTIHEKSFLVLPENIKSNF, from the coding sequence GTGAATACTGAACTAGAAATCCAAAATTTATGGCACGAGTTTAAACCTAACAAAAATAATAATTGGGTTTTAAAAGATATCAATTTATCTCTAAGACCTGGAGAATTAGTTGGTTTGTTAGGCCCTTCCGGTTGCGGTAAAACTACCCTTCTAAGATTAATAGCAGGTTTTGAAAAGCCTAAACGTGGATTAATAAAAAAAGAAGGGCAACTAATCTCAGATAATCAATATCTTCTATCTCCTGAGCGAAGGCAAATAGGCATGGTTTTTCAAGATTATGCTCTTTTCCCTCATTTAAATGTTTGGGATAATGTTTGCTTTGGCATAAATAAGAAAGATCAATCTATAAAAAGAGCAAACTGGCTATTAAATCTATTGGATATTTATGAGTTTAAAAATAGATTTCCTCACGAACTCTCAGGAGGTCAGAGTCAAAGAGTGGCATTGGCTCGTGCTTTGGCCCCTGGTACTTCTTTAGTTTTGCTGGATGAACCCTTTTGTGCTCTAGATGTTGAAGTTAGATCTAGATTAAGGTCAGAACTATCTTCTGTTTTAAAATCTTGCTCAGCATCTGCACTTTTAGTTACTCATGATCCTCATGAAGCATTAGCTATTTGTGATCGGGTGGCTGTATTAAGAAGGGGAGAGATTCAGCAATATGCAACTCCTTTTGAGATGGTTTCAAACCCATCAAATGATTTTGTAGGTCAATTTGTACTTCAAAAAAATATTTTGCCTATTCGATACATTAAAGATTCCTATTGTACATGTATAGGTAAATTGAATTTTCCTACTGATACCAAGATATCATCTGAATCTGTTTGTATGTTTGATAAAAATGCAATTCGGATACAAGCTTGTGCAGATGATGACTTTATAGTTATTTCAAAAGAATATCGCATCAATCATTATGTCTATACTGTAATTAATAAAGACCTAAAGTTAAGATCAGAGATGAGCTTGGATACACATTTATCTATTGGAGATAAATGCAAAGTTCAAACAATACATGAAAAAAGTTTTTTGGTTTTACCTGAAAATATTAAATCTAATTTCTAA
- a CDS encoding ferritin — protein sequence MQSATSSSIGINVGPSGRAIAQPMDVDLLEALYQHTSLERVSSAQYLAMSLWFLERELRGFSSFFKKESLSEQEHGFIFAKYMIARGQTVELEEVTKPIQEWQTVQELVALSFQMESDVTTSVQQLYSMAERSNDTRTTVFLDPVIDEQIKSEDEMAYLLGKVKFANNDPSALFIIDNELNIN from the coding sequence ATGCAATCAGCTACATCCAGTTCAATAGGTATTAACGTAGGTCCTTCAGGCCGTGCTATTGCGCAGCCTATGGATGTTGATCTTCTTGAGGCTCTTTATCAACATACTTCTCTTGAAAGGGTATCAAGCGCACAATATTTAGCTATGTCTCTTTGGTTCCTAGAAAGAGAACTAAGAGGTTTTTCTTCATTTTTCAAGAAAGAATCTTTATCTGAGCAGGAGCATGGATTTATCTTCGCTAAATATATGATTGCTCGAGGTCAAACAGTTGAGCTTGAAGAAGTAACTAAACCAATACAAGAATGGCAGACGGTCCAGGAATTAGTTGCTTTGTCTTTCCAAATGGAGTCTGACGTAACAACATCTGTTCAACAGCTTTATTCAATGGCAGAGAGATCAAATGATACTCGTACTACGGTATTCCTTGATCCTGTTATAGACGAGCAAATTAAATCAGAAGATGAAATGGCTTATTTGCTAGGTAAAGTTAAATTTGCTAATAATGATCCTTCAGCTTTATTCATAATTGATAATGAATTAAATATTAATTAA